A stretch of DNA from Cellulomonas fengjieae:
CACACCGCGCGGGCGCGGGCGTTCCTCATCGACCTCGCGCAGATCGTCTCGGCGGCCGCCGAGCGCTACCAGCTGAGCGAGCGGCTGCACACGACGGCGTTCACCGACCCGCTGACGCGCATGCCGAACCGCAGGGCCGTCGAGGAGCACCTCCTGGCGATGCTCGAACGGGCGAACGTGGAACGCACCAGGGTGTCCCTCGCCTACTGCGACCTGGACGGGTTCAAGCGCGTCAACGACTCGTTCGGGCACGCGCACGGCGACGCGCTCCTCGTCCGGGCCGCCGAGTACCTGCGGCGGGCCGTCGCCGACCTCGACGCGCACGTCGGCCGCGTCGGCGGGGACGAGTTCGTCATCGTGGTCGCGCGCGCGCCCGAGGACGCGCACCTGGTCGCCATCGCCCGCGAGATCCGCGAGGGCTTCGTCGACCGCCACGCGGGCAGCAGGCCGGCACGGCTCACGGTGGGTGTGGCCACGTGGCAGCCCGGCGACATCGTGGACACCGACGCCCTGATCCGGCACGCCGACACCGCGATGCTCGAGGCGAAGCGCTCACGCTCGGGCTTCCGCGTGTTCGACCGCGAGCTCCGGCAGCGGGTCGAGGCGCAGCGCCACCAGCGCACCGCCCTCGAGCACGCCGTGGCGGACGGGCGCTTCACGGCGCACTTCCAGCCCATCGTGGACGCGCAGACGCTCGAGATGGTGCAGGTCGAGGCGCTCGCCCGCTGGCAGCACCGCGGGCGGTTCGTCCTGCCCGCCGAGTGGCTCGACCTCGCCGAGGAGTCCGGCCTCATCGTGCCGATCGGCCTGGAGATTCTGCGCCAGGCCCGCCGTGCCCTCGAGCGGTTCCAGATGCCCGTCTCGGTCAACCTGGCGGCGCGCCAGCTGGCCGAGGTGGACGCCCTGGAACAGATCGAGACCGCGTGGGGCGGCGCCTTCTGGGAGCACCTGACCCTGGAGATCACCGAGAGCGCGCTGATCCAGACGTCGTCCGCGATCCCGGTGCTGTCCGAGCTGCGAGCCCGCGGCGCCCGGATAGCGGTCGACGACTTCGGCACCGGCTACAGCTCGCTGGCGCGCATGTCCCGGCTCCCCGTCGACGAGCTGAAGATCGACCGCTCGTTCGTGCGCGACATGGGGACCGACCGCGGGCGTGGCGTGGTGCGGGCGATCGTCGCGCTCGCGAGCACGCACGGCCTGTCCATCGTCGCGGAGGGCGTCGAGACGCCCGTGCAGCTCACCGCCCTCGCCGAGATGGGCGTGACCCGCGTGCAGGGCAACTTCCTGGGCCGCCCGGCGCCGTCGCTGCCGGTCCGCGGCCCCCGACCGGCGACCGTGCGCACGCCTGCGCGACGGCCGGTCGGGGTGCCGCAGCCCAACTCGGCGCAGGACGACTCCCGGCTCGTCGTGCCGCGCACCGTGTGACGGGCGTCAGGCCAGCAGGGTCGGCTTGAGGTCGACGATGCGGCCGAGGAGGCCGTTGACGAACTGGGGCGAGTCGTCCGTGGACAGCGACCGCGCGAGCTCCACGGCCTCGTCCACCGCGACCGCGTCCGGCACGTCGTCGTTGTAGAGGATCTCCCACGTGCCGAGGCGCAGCAGCGCGCGGTCGACGGCCGGCATGCGGTCGATGGTCCAGCCGTGCGCGTGGGTCGCCAACAGCTCGTCGATGCGGTCCTGCTGCGCGATCACGCCCTCGACCAGGTCGACGGAGTACTGGGGCAACGCCGCCTCGGTGCCCGGCTCCGCGATGCGGTCGGCGAGCAGCCTGATGGGGTCCAGCCCTCGCTGGTCCGCCTCGAACAGGACGTCGAGGGCCCGCTTGCGGGCCTTGGTGCGAGCTCCCACCTCAGTCGTTCACGCGGCCCAGGTAGCTCCCGTCCCGAGTGTCCACCTTGACCTTCGTGTTCGCCTCGAGGAACAGCGGGACCTGGATCTCGTAGCCGGTCTCCAGGGTCGCGGGCTTGGTGCCGGCGGACGAGCGGTCGCCCTGCAGACCCGGCTCCGTGTAGGTCACCTCGAGCACCACCGACGGCGGCAGCTCCACGTACAGCGGGATGCCCTCGTTGGTCGCGACCATGGCGTTCTGGTTCTCCAGGAGGAAGTGGGCGACGTCGCCCACCGTGGTCTCCGAGATGTGCACCTGGTCGTAGTTGTCCGTGTCCATGAACACGAAGTCCGTACCGTCCTTGTAGAGGTACTGCATGTCGCGCTTGTCGACGTTCGCCGTCTCGACCTTCAGGCCGGCGTTGAACGTGCGGTCGACCACCTTGCCGGACATGACGTTCTTCAGCTTGGTACGGACGAACGCGCCACCCTTGCCGGGCTTGACGTGCTGGAACTCGATCACGGTCCACAGCTGGCCGTCGATCTTGAGCACGGTGCCGTTCTTGAGGTCGTTGGTGGTCGCCACGATCGTCGCTTCCTGTCGATGAGCTTCGGTGCGGCCCGCCGGAGGCGCGGCCCCGGAGGGGCGTGCGCGGCATCTACGCAGCAGACCGCCGACCATCGTACCGTGCGGCCGGCACACGGCAGTCCGTCGCGCCTACGTGGTGGTGCCCGCGGCCTCCGGCAGGTGCGGACGGTGGATGACGGTGGCGCGGGTCCGGCCGAGCGCACTGCGCGTCGCAACGACCACGACGCCGACGAGGACGGCGGTCCCGACCACAGCCTGGAGGCCGTGCGGGAGCAGGTACGGGGCGAGCGTCACGACCGGCGCCGCGACGAGCACGGGGACCCGGAGCCCACGGACCACGCCCGCGCTCGACGTCCAGGCCCAGAGCACGAGCACGGCGAGCAGCGGCCCGGAGTAGTACGGGAAGCGGATCGGGTCGAGCAGGAGGCGGACCGCCAGCACGGCCGCCACCACCGCGAGCGGCTCGGCGCGACGCCACGCGAGGCCCGCGCCGACCACCAGGACGGCGACGCCCTGGGCGATCCGCAGACCCCAGCCCGCGGGAGCGGCCGTGCCGAGGGCGAGCCCGACCGTGGACGGTCCGGACACTGCCCAGACGAACTCGAACGTGCGGACGTCGCCCCACACGAGGAAGGGTCCGTACAGGGCCAGCGCGAGCGCGAGCGCGACGGCGACACGCGCCGCGGCGGCCCGCGGACGGCGGTCGACCAGGGCGAGCGGCAGCCCGAGGATCGCCCAGAGCTTCACGCCCACGGCCAGACCGAGGACGAGCCCGACGGACCACCGCCGCCCGTCCATGCAGGACAGGGCCGCCCACGCCAGGGCGAGGCCCAACCCGATCTCCTCCGCGTGGCCCATCATGGTCGCCTCGGCGAGCGAGCCGCTCAGGAGCAGGACCGCGGTGAGGACCCATCGCGCGACGTCCGGTGACGTGCCCCCGCGGGTGGCCGCGCGTCCGGCGACCGCCTGCGCCAGCACGAGCACCAGCACCGCCTGCACGGCTCCCAGGAGGAAGAGCGCGGAGACGCCGAGGACGTCCGCGATGGCGGCGACGACGCCGGCGAGCAGCAGCGCGAGCGGCCCGAGCTGGAGCTCCGGGTCGGCGAACACGTCGAGTCCCTGCGGTCCGAGCAGGCGCCGGCCGGCGGCCAGGAACATCACGGCGTCGCTGTCGGGGTTGCTCGCGCCGAGGACGCCGAAGGCGACGAACGACAGCGGCAGGACCGTCCAGGGCCGCGCCCACACCCATCTCGCCGCGCCGACGAGGCGAGGGCGCTCGACGGCCAGCAGTGCGGCCTCCCGCGTGAGCCTGGCGGCCGGCCGCTCGGGCCCGGCGACGCGCACGGGTCCCCCGTTCGACGGCACGGACGTCAGCTCCTCCCGGTGGTGGCTACGTCCTGTTGTTCGGTCCGTGGCCACCCGGAGTTGAGGCCGGGGTGCCCGCCAACAGCCGTCAGGAGCGGGCGGCGATGACCTCGAGCGCCAGGCGATAGCCCTCGACGCCGAAGCCCGCGATGGTGCCCGTCGCGACCGGACCGATCACCGAGACGTGCCGGAACGCCTCCCGCGCGTACGGGTTGGACAGGTGCACCTCGACCAGCACCAGTCCCGCGTGCGTGACCTGCGCCGCCGCGTCTCTGAGTGCGTACGAGTAGTGGGTGAACGCGGCTGGGTTGAGTGCGACGTGCGCCCGCGCGTCCACCGCCTCGTGCAGCCAGCCGACCAGCTCCGACTCGTCGTCGGTCTGGCGGACGTCGGCGTCCAGCCCCAGGTCCGCGGCCCACTTCTCGACCGCGGTCACGAGCTCGTCGTGCGTGCTGGAACCGTAGACCTCGGGCTCCCGCACCCCCAGTCGAGCGAGGTTGGGACCGTTGAGCACCAGCACGCGCGTCATACCGGGCAGCCTAGGTGAGGTCCGTGCCGGTCACAGGGAGATCGCCCGTGACGGCGCCGGTGCGCCCTCGCTGAGCTCGGCGTACGCCGCTGCGAGCAGCGCCGGGTCGGGTCCCTCGAGGCGGACAGGCTTGGCGACGTCCTCCAGCACCACGAACCGCAGCAGGTCGCCCCGGGTCTTCTTGTCCCGCCGCATGGCGGCGAGGAGGCGGTCCCACCGGTCGCCCCGGTACGTGACGGGCAGGCCGAGGGAGGTGAGGATCGCGCGGTGACGGTCGACGACCTCGTCGGGGAGCCGTCCGGCCAGCCGCGCGAGCTCGGCGGCGTAGACCATGCCGACCGACACGGCCGCGCCGTGCCGCCACTGGAACCGCTCGACGTGCTCGATCGCGTGCCCGAGGGTGTGGCCGTAGTTGAGGATCTCGCGCAGGCCCCCTTCGCGCAGGTCCTCCCCCACGACGCGCGCCTTCACCGCCACGGCCCGCTCGACCAGCTCGAGGAGGACGGGTGACGAGGCCGCCGCGACCGGGTCGGTCAGCACCGCGGTGTTGGCCTCGACGAGCTCGAGGATGCGCGGGTCGGCGATGAACCCCGCCTTGACCACCTCGGCGAGACCGGCGACGAAGTCGTGCCTCGGCATGGACTCGAGCGCCGCCAGGTCGCACAGGACGCCGGCGGGCGGGTGGAAGGCACCCACCAGGTTCTTGCCCTCGGCGGTGTTGATCCCGGTCTTGCCGCCGACCGCCGCGTCGACCATCGCGAGCAGCGTCGTCGGCACGTGCACGACCCGGATCCCGCGCAACCAGGTCGCCGCCACGAAGCCGCCGAGGTCCGTGGTCGCACCCCCGCCGACGGCGACGATGGCGTCGCTGCGCGTGAAGTCGGCCTGCCCGAGCACCTGCCACAGGAACGCGGCCACCTGGGCGGTCTTGGCCTCCTCCGCGTCGGGCACCTCGGCGATGAACGCCTCGTACCCGTGCGCCGCGAGGTCCTCACGGACGGTGTCGGCGGTGGCCGCGAGGGCGGACGGGTGCACGACGAGCACGCGTCGCACGCCGCTGCCCAGCACCTCGGGGAGCGCACCGAGCAGGTTCCTGCCGATGACGACGTCGTACGGCTGGTCGCCCTCGACGCGCACGGTCCTCGGGTCGGTCATGACGCGCTCCCCTCGCCGCGGCGCAGCACCGCCAGCTCCTCCTCGATCACCACCGCGACGTCCGTCGGCCGCCGGTCGTCCGTCAGCACGCGGACGGTCGACACGCGTTCGTACACCGGACGCCGCGCCTCCATGAGCGCCTGCCACTGCGCGCGCGGGTTTCCGAGCAGGAGCGGTCGCGCCTGGTTGAACCCCACCCGCGGTGCGGCGTGGGCAAGCGAGACGTCGAGGAAGACCACCATCCCGCCGCCGGCGACGTACGCGCCCAGCAGCTCCTGCGTGGACTCGTCGAGCACGGCTCCCCCACCGAGGGCGAGGACGCCGTCGTGCTCGTCGAGCGCGCGCCGGACCGCGTCCCGCTCCAGGGCACGGAACACGGGCTCGCCGTCCTCGACGAAGACCTCGGCGATCGTCTTGCCGACGGTGCTCTCGACGTCCGCGTCGGTGTCGCGGACCGCGAGCTGCCACCGCTCGCCCAGCGCGATCGCCACCGTCGACTTGCCGGATCCCGGAGGACCCACCAGAACGATGCGCGGGCCCGGCGCGGCGCTCATGCCAGCAGCTCGGGGATCGCGGTCACGTAGGACTCGAGGTTGCGGCGGACCTCCGCCACGGAGTCACCGCCCGTCTTCGCGAGCAGCGCGTCGGCCAGGACGAGGGCCACCATCGCCTCCGCGACCACGGCCGCCGGCGGCACCGCGCAGACGTCCGAGCGCTGGTGCTGCGCCTTGGCCGCCTCGCCGGTCGCGGTGTCCACCGTGTCGAGCGCCC
This window harbors:
- a CDS encoding putative bifunctional diguanylate cyclase/phosphodiesterase, with protein sequence MLGSVPTWVTVLQLLAAGLVGGFCALQWLWWRGEVRPASAAWSLAWSTDMALVLLAGGLFALTTPGPVRDALVYAHALLLAGFLIIAIPATRAIAGGPRIRYWLWAAIPLFTAHAVLWWVPLERYVADHDVLTAALLLVPTAVVVSYVVAALGRIRLTGFDSLLVIAGAASLTLFTAGVLWSDHPVGALCSALGSIPLAVGIELLALNRLRLAQDEAARQHRMRDALARLANAAWYIKDADALLLSARDEARTILGDPSVEGSLRPIARDRFVSELYSADEVDHTARARAFLIDLAQIVSAAAERYQLSERLHTTAFTDPLTRMPNRRAVEEHLLAMLERANVERTRVSLAYCDLDGFKRVNDSFGHAHGDALLVRAAEYLRRAVADLDAHVGRVGGDEFVIVVARAPEDAHLVAIAREIREGFVDRHAGSRPARLTVGVATWQPGDIVDTDALIRHADTAMLEAKRSRSGFRVFDRELRQRVEAQRHQRTALEHAVADGRFTAHFQPIVDAQTLEMVQVEALARWQHRGRFVLPAEWLDLAEESGLIVPIGLEILRQARRALERFQMPVSVNLAARQLAEVDALEQIETAWGGAFWEHLTLEITESALIQTSSAIPVLSELRARGARIAVDDFGTGYSSLARMSRLPVDELKIDRSFVRDMGTDRGRGVVRAIVALASTHGLSIVAEGVETPVQLTALAEMGVTRVQGNFLGRPAPSLPVRGPRPATVRTPARRPVGVPQPNSAQDDSRLVVPRTV
- the nusB gene encoding transcription antitermination factor NusB, which translates into the protein MGARTKARKRALDVLFEADQRGLDPIRLLADRIAEPGTEAALPQYSVDLVEGVIAQQDRIDELLATHAHGWTIDRMPAVDRALLRLGTWEILYNDDVPDAVAVDEAVELARSLSTDDSPQFVNGLLGRIVDLKPTLLA
- the efp gene encoding elongation factor P yields the protein MATTNDLKNGTVLKIDGQLWTVIEFQHVKPGKGGAFVRTKLKNVMSGKVVDRTFNAGLKVETANVDKRDMQYLYKDGTDFVFMDTDNYDQVHISETTVGDVAHFLLENQNAMVATNEGIPLYVELPPSVVLEVTYTEPGLQGDRSSAGTKPATLETGYEIQVPLFLEANTKVKVDTRDGSYLGRVND
- a CDS encoding glycosyltransferase 87 family protein is translated as MPSNGGPVRVAGPERPAARLTREAALLAVERPRLVGAARWVWARPWTVLPLSFVAFGVLGASNPDSDAVMFLAAGRRLLGPQGLDVFADPELQLGPLALLLAGVVAAIADVLGVSALFLLGAVQAVLVLVLAQAVAGRAATRGGTSPDVARWVLTAVLLLSGSLAEATMMGHAEEIGLGLALAWAALSCMDGRRWSVGLVLGLAVGVKLWAILGLPLALVDRRPRAAAARVAVALALALALYGPFLVWGDVRTFEFVWAVSGPSTVGLALGTAAPAGWGLRIAQGVAVLVVGAGLAWRRAEPLAVVAAVLAVRLLLDPIRFPYYSGPLLAVLVLWAWTSSAGVVRGLRVPVLVAAPVVTLAPYLLPHGLQAVVGTAVLVGVVVVATRSALGRTRATVIHRPHLPEAAGTTT
- the aroQ gene encoding type II 3-dehydroquinate dehydratase, which translates into the protein MTRVLVLNGPNLARLGVREPEVYGSSTHDELVTAVEKWAADLGLDADVRQTDDESELVGWLHEAVDARAHVALNPAAFTHYSYALRDAAAQVTHAGLVLVEVHLSNPYAREAFRHVSVIGPVATGTIAGFGVEGYRLALEVIAARS
- the aroB gene encoding 3-dehydroquinate synthase produces the protein MTDPRTVRVEGDQPYDVVIGRNLLGALPEVLGSGVRRVLVVHPSALAATADTVREDLAAHGYEAFIAEVPDAEEAKTAQVAAFLWQVLGQADFTRSDAIVAVGGGATTDLGGFVAATWLRGIRVVHVPTTLLAMVDAAVGGKTGINTAEGKNLVGAFHPPAGVLCDLAALESMPRHDFVAGLAEVVKAGFIADPRILELVEANTAVLTDPVAAASSPVLLELVERAVAVKARVVGEDLREGGLREILNYGHTLGHAIEHVERFQWRHGAAVSVGMVYAAELARLAGRLPDEVVDRHRAILTSLGLPVTYRGDRWDRLLAAMRRDKKTRGDLLRFVVLEDVAKPVRLEGPDPALLAAAYAELSEGAPAPSRAISL
- a CDS encoding shikimate kinase; amino-acid sequence: MSAAPGPRIVLVGPPGSGKSTVAIALGERWQLAVRDTDADVESTVGKTIAEVFVEDGEPVFRALERDAVRRALDEHDGVLALGGGAVLDESTQELLGAYVAGGGMVVFLDVSLAHAAPRVGFNQARPLLLGNPRAQWQALMEARRPVYERVSTVRVLTDDRRPTDVAVVIEEELAVLRRGEGSAS